Sequence from the Drosophila innubila isolate TH190305 chromosome 3L unlocalized genomic scaffold, UK_Dinn_1.0 0_D_3L, whole genome shotgun sequence genome:
TACTTACCTGATCTCCAACCACTTACAAATTGAACGCACTTTAGCCCAGTCGAGAGTTGTCTTGGACTTGCATGCGTAAAAACCAAGTCAATGCCAAAAGTGGCACAAGTTGCTCGAGTTGACAAAAAGTACTTTTAATTAGAATACTCGTACCAAGTACGagtactcacactcacactcgcactcgcactcgtaCTTGTACTCAAATGCATTCATTTCAGTTGCATATCTGTACTAGTTGCTGTCTATTCAAACTCGTTATGCAAGATTAAGTTAATTGGATTAGCCAGCAGTTAGATATGCTGCGTAGAAGCCATCAACTCGTGGGTAGGTTGTAAGGTGTCCAGGTGAACAGGGGAGGGAGAGGTGGCCAGGTCGTTAGGTGGGCAGggtgcaactgcagcagcgtGTCGCATTCAAATGCTGCCTAATTTGTGTTAATTATGACAAATGTTTATGACACTGCACCACAACTAAATCTGTGACCAAAGTGTCCGACATGTGAATGTCTGTACGGGCAAAAAGAACGAGGGTCGACCCACTACTTGTGTGTAATTGATACTTAAGTCATATTACGAGAAACAGTTCGtaataaagttataaaatattcaagaaTCATTTGCTGCAAGTACTCCTAACCTAAAATACTCCTTAAAATCttattaagattattttttaagcctgTACCTtccattttaaatgtaataatactagataaaaaaatattatgatttttatgatacaaaaaaatgatttaggATAAATTTATGTACTATCCTTGCAAAGACAAATTATTCTGGATTTTTGATAGATTTTTTTGGAAtgacaaaatgcaattaattaaatttttaaattatgtatttattttatgaaatgtatttatttaaaacacgataactaataaataacattaaattacgaataaataaaatataattaaccaAACATAAAGGAAACAGTTAACAAAAATCACCACAATATCATCATCTTTCACTTCGCTTACACCCCCTCCAAATTCCGATATTTGGCCGCTGAGAAGAGGTGTCCTCCGGCGTACATGGGCACCATATGCTTTTTGTCCCGTCGCACCATGGACTGAACTAGACTGGCGGAGGCGACTCCTTGTTCGTCGTCGGAGAACTCCTCGTAGTCATCTTCTAGGAGTTCTGGAAAGAGCACAGGTCCAGCACCCTCCGGACGACGTGGTCGCTCATTGGGCGCGAATGGCTTGGAGTGCAGCTTCTTGGGCTTGCGCTGGAAGTAGCTGGAGTAATCGGGACGGGCAAAGCTCTTGGTGACGCCCTTATACTTGTAGTGCTTCAGGCCGGGGGTGGTGTGGACAATCTTCTTCTGGTGTATGTGATTGGAGATCGGCTCGGGATTGCTGGGTCGCGACTTTGAGGGTGAATAACTCGTATGTAATGCCTGCTGAGGCACTGATGGCTTATGCAGATAGTTCTGAGGCAACTCCTTGGGCTTGTAGTGCTCATAGTAGGGATGTTGGTGGGGCTGACTTGTGCTGTAGTGCGGTCGATACTCTTTGGGCTCATTGACAATCAGTGCCTTCCAGTCGCTCTCCTGTACCGCATAATTGGGTTGCAGTTTCTGAGAATAATCTTCAAGTTTCTGTGCTGCTGCAATTTCCTTATAATAATTGTCCCTAGCCTGCTGAAGTCGGTTTTTTATATCCGGCTCTAGTTCCATGGGCACCTGCTTTATCCGTGCATGCGGCTTGAACTCAATCAGACTGGGAATCCTGGGATGTGAGTGCGTTAGATCCTCAATTGGCTTCTTTAGTGGCTTTATATCGGAGCTCAGTACAATGTGTTCCTGGTCTTTGCTATAATGATTGATCTTCGATTGAGACGTGTCATCATTTGGACTACTTTCTCCATCCGGCGTCTCTGTAATCGGATGCGAATTGGCGCCCACGGTCTTTACAATGGCATTGAAACCCTTTTTGGCATCTGCTGTATAGTGCACGGTGCGTATAGAACCATCCGGTTCAAGTATGCTATAATGACCTTTGACCCCGTCGCCATCTCGTGACTCCCATTGCGATTTCACGTCACCAGTGTGCAGATCCTTAACGCCATAGCTAAATGCATATTCCGGATGTTCCTGCGCATAGAAATAGATTAAGTGGCTTaagtaacatttttaatttatatttaatatgatatacaatattaagtgaccttatttatttgttgttcctgttatattatctataattatttattttgattgagagtattgttttaaatttaaaatatgatgtTCATGCGTGTGCTATTTTATTCGggacaaattttttaaaaatacatgtataTTGAATGTATCCATTAAAGTGTACTATTACTTTAAGTTTTCCTCAGTGTCGCTCGTGCATGTGTTCAAAAATGCGTTGACCACACCtaaaggcaaataaaaaagcCATAGAATATAAGCTCACGCATACGAGAGCCCCACTGCTTCAATGGCAGCCTCAAAAGTCTctacaatttttatgttttcacgacaaaatgaaaaaatgacGTTAAATAAGCGccgttttggttttttcttgACGGAAATTGTGTCAAGGCAAAAGCGCGCGCTGTGCACAGTTTGAAAGCCACTGGAGTCTGGGTTGGGTGTAGTTCTTTGGGCTAGTCCAAGTCTCTGAGTCGATCTTTTGATCTCTAGCCGACATCAagtcaattgcaatttatttattaataagctAATAGTCTGCTTTGCTCTTTAGAAAGCGAAATGTATCTAAATGATCagcttaatattatttgagaATTTTAGAGATTTGTGTGGCCTAAGAATATATTTGTGACCAAGTGTTGACACGCACAACATTTACAagaattcaataaatacaaatgagCTGCGTTGTTATTTAGCTGTGtctgtaaaatatttcttttcagatttttttttttttcattttattttatttttggcaccTCTATTAAATCGGAGCATGAGGCAAATTGCAAAAGTATTTCGCATGCTTTGGCGCTGGCTTCAATTAAGCGCAGACGTCCATAAATGGCCATAGTCGTGTCCAGGCAACAGTCTACAGTCCCCAGTCTAGAGATCGCGAGTCTACAGTCTCGGCTCTCGAGTCTCACAGTAGTTTTAGTTGTTGGCTGCCTATCAATTTGCTTTAGCGAGCTGTCGCTGTCCACCGAAAACAAATGATTACattgcgagtgcgagtgcgtAACCTGAGCAGCCAAGGCTGGTAAAAATGAAATCTCacaaaaatatagtttttaatcAGAGCTACTTTTTTGGTGTTCGGCTGCTTGCTGGTTGCATAAGTGGCAGGCGGAGCTGTTGACCATTGGCCACCCAGGAGTCGGTTATGAGCTATGGCCCCAGTTGGTGGTCGACTGATTGCCTTATTGGCGAATTTGGTGGGTGCGTGTGAACTTTGCCTCATAAATTGTGCACGCACACCGAATTTATGATGTTCGGACCAACTGGGCGTATGCGCAGTCACAATTGCATTTACGAgtaaattgcgcatacgcagcgttgacCGCGCGCGTCAAAGTGACAACAGCGCGGCGGACAGATCGTGAGAGAGAGCATTCagtataaaatgaaatataattcaagcactcaaaaaaataaatacaattacatttgatattttcatgtttgatttaaatagaatgcgtatttcttaaattaaattttgtttgaatgtgaaagttaatatacattttaggAGTGAAaactcttaaaattaaaaatgatataataGTTTTAACTGCAAatcatattgtttttaataatgcagaaaagataattaagttgtttttaaattagattgaaatttgatcaaccaaagagaaatatatttgttttcaaaataaaatatatttgaattataattaataaatagttcTTTAAGCTATAAAGTACGATAACAAATATAGTTaactaaaaatagttaaatcaaagtctaaataatataatttcacAGCATTTATCTTTGGGTGTACATATATTTCTGTTTTCTAAAATGCATACTTCTGTTAATTGTCAAATAGACAGACTGTCTGTCAGTCAGGCTCTGGCTCGAGCCACGCACAAACTAAGGCGTTTACCCAGGCGGACAGTTGAGACAGTCAGACAGGCggacaggcggacagacagTGCGACAACTTGTTGCTGCAGCacatgaaaaacattttaaaatgttaaacgcGCCTTGTCATAGCTTTACAGTTACAATGAAAACAATTGTCTCCTTTCGAGGCCTTCCCAAATGCGAGTAGGTGCAGCAAACTGCGTGAGTTTTCCATATATGGCGCCAACTCGATCACTGATCGTTGATCGTTGATCGCTGCACGCAAAACGCATTTTCGGCTACCTCccaaaacacaagaaaataaaaaacaatggcCCAGAGCAGGAGAGACCAAAGCAACCAGGCCAGGCCGGATCAGTTCATGCCACTTACAAGTTGATTTATGTGGGCGACGATACTCGAAtgtaacacacacaaaaatgccTTGTGGGTGGGGGCGATCTTAAAACGCATGAACAACATTCACTTTGGATAGCTGGCAATGGCGGAAAATGCGTTAGCTGCACTTAATTATATGTCGGATAATCGAAAGATTGCAATGCAATTCGCAAATATGTGAAGGCTGTCAGAATACTTGTACAATTTGTTTTACGGCTACACTTgactttatataattttattctttattgttaaaaaaaattgtattatattattattttctgttgttactttaaattatttagccTTAAGCTGGTGTACATTAATCGCAATTATATATTCTACTATTTGTtaagaaaatgagaaaaatactCATCCCAATCTTTTCACTAATTTCAGATATCTTTTTGCAACTGACAttgtaaaagtattttaaataacttttccAAACTATGCaagtacaaatattattaattttgaattgatttcattGTAGCTCAAATAAAGTCTTTTTATATGTAACTTGGTTTTTGTGTCCCACTGTCATACATTAATTGtaactgttttttttaggTGTTTTGCCGAGCCATTTAACATTTGTTAAACctaattatttgatatattttcttCTAAAAGAAAAgctacacatttttaatttgactatTTTGTCAGCCAACATTTCAATTTCCGCCCATTGTACGAGACTCGGCCACTATTACGGCCATATAAAAACACCATTAGCTGCTCAAGTATTCTGGGGTGTGAGGTATGAAGTGTGGTGATCATGGTGCGTGGTACGGGGAGTCGAGTACTTACATATTCTGGTGCATATTCCATCATTTCGTCATCATCGGCAACGACGACAGGTGCGGCAGAGACGCGTCCACTGGCGACGGGGCGTGTCCAGAGGCTGGCGGATAGGAGAGCGGTAAACAGCAGGAGACAGCAGCTGGAGCGGGTTGAAGGCGGCTGTTTCGGTCTCGTTATCTAAGGCATTTAACAGAAATATGAATGTGCGGTTTTTATCAGTGGAGCGCTTAATAAATGCAACGATAAAACAAGTTGACCAACAGCCAACAGTTAATAAATTGACTACAAAATTATTACGCGAGCATGGGCCAATTAATTGGCCAAAACTGAACAGGCAAACGACGCGTGTTTAGATGCATTGGGACATTTCTCAAGTCTCTCGCagtctcaatctcaatcttaGCCTGGTCCAGCCATGTCATACAGCGTTGTGACAGTTGTCAAATGGTAATGGCAATACGCATACGCCTCGTTCTCCCCAAAATTAGGCTCCGCCAGACGCACATTTGTATGTACTTACGATGTGACAGCAATGGCTGCTGCTTGGAGATTGATGGTTTTGCTTAAGACCAGTAGCTTCGATATGGAAACGGGTCTTTCAGGATGGCAGTCGACTCAACGCGACGCCACTCGATatacaattcaattcaattcaattcaatttcaattgctaaCTGCCAATTGGcgcttgcaactggcaacgtgTAACGTGTAACGTGCAACTTGTCgttgatattatttttgggCTTCCAGCCAAtaaattgcaacatttttgggcATTTTCTTTGGTTGCAACCAACGATTGGCATGTGTCGTTTTCGCCCAGGCAACACTTGGGTTTGGGTTGCAATTTCTCATGATGAAACTCAAAAAACCTGGCTAATTAGCACAGTTGTGCCTGCACCAAAGCAGCAAACAAATACatacgcacactcacacatgtacacacactcacatttatgtatgtacacttGGAGAATAGCCGGGCAATAGCGCAAGCAAATCAGCAGCTTTCGAGATTGATTTGTTAAGACATGTCTGGTATTTGACAAGAATGTGGATTCGTGTTGTGAACAAATTTGATTCTGGTTTTAATAATCTGGTTTTTTCATTCATCTCAAGTTTTCCTTGctaataatattgttatgaTTCGAAACGTACAAATTGATCTATGTCTACCGAATTGTAAGCAATTCATTGGATATTGAAAATCATGAGAATTAAGTAAAACTGGttgcaataattttatgttatatc
This genomic interval carries:
- the LOC117787055 gene encoding uncharacterized protein LOC117787055, which translates into the protein MDKLNLLWYDITITRPKQPPSTRSSCCLLLFTALLSASLWTRPVASGRVSAAPVVVADDDEMMEYAPEYEHPEYAFSYGVKDLHTGDVKSQWESRDGDGVKGHYSILEPDGSIRTVHYTADAKKGFNAIVKTVGANSHPITETPDGESSPNDDTSQSKINHYSKDQEHIVLSSDIKPLKKPIEDLTHSHPRIPSLIEFKPHARIKQVPMELEPDIKNRLQQARDNYYKEIAAAQKLEDYSQKLQPNYAVQESDWKALIVNEPKEYRPHYSTSQPHQHPYYEHYKPKELPQNYLHKPSVPQQALHTSYSPSKSRPSNPEPISNHIHQKKIVHTTPGLKHYKYKGVTKSFARPDYSSYFQRKPKKLHSKPFAPNERPRRPEGAGPVLFPELLEDDYEEFSDDEQGVASASLVQSMVRRDKKHMVPMYAGGHLFSAAKYRNLEGV